A single Drosophila miranda strain MSH22 chromosome XR, D.miranda_PacBio2.1, whole genome shotgun sequence DNA region contains:
- the LOC108153358 gene encoding protein rhomboid, translating into MESTTETKMQVADATATATATATATGTAAKVETIIDIPSGAASSASASASSSYDTDCSTASSTCCTRQGEHIYMQREALAMSLPMSCPAAATPLEASADEMGLLKYEHRKHWPWFILIISIIEIAIFAYDRYTMPAQNFGLPVPIPSDSVLVYRPDRRLQVWRFFSYMFLHANWFHLGFNIIIQLFFGIPLEVMHGTARIGVIYLAGVFAGSLGTSVVDSEVFLVGASGGVYALLAAHLANITLNYAHMKSASTQLGSVVIFVSCDLGYALYTQYFDGGSGEAASSAFAKGPQVSYIAHLTGALAGLTIGFLVLKNFGHREYEQLIWWLALGVYCAFTVFAIVFNLINTVTAQLMEEQGEVITQHLLHDLGVS; encoded by the exons ATGGAAAGCACAACAGAAACCAAAATGCAAGTGGCAgatgccacagccacagccacagccactgccactgccacaggcACTGCCGCAAAGGTGGAGACCATCATTGACATTCCCAGTGGCGCTGCCTCGTCGGCGTCGGCGTCGGCGTCCTCCTCCTACGACACGGACTGCAGCACGGCCAGCAGCACCTGCTGCACGCGACAGGGCGAGCACATCTACATGCAGCGCGAGGCCCTGGCCATGTCCCTGCCCATGTCCTGCCCCGCCGCCGCCACGCCCCTGGAGGCGTCCGCGGACGAGATGGGGCTGCTGAAGTACGAGCACCGCAAGCACTGGCCCTGGTTCATCCTCATAATCTCCATCATTGAG ATTGCCATCTTCGCCTACGATCGCTACACGATGCCCGCTCAGAACTTCGGGCTGCCGGTGCCGATACCGAGCGACTCGGTGCTGGTGTACCGGCCCGACCGGCGGCTCCAGGTGTGGCGCTTCTTCAGCTACATGTTCCTGCACGCGAACTGGTTCCACCTGGGCTTCAACATCATCATCCAGCTGTTCTTCGGCATTCCCCTGGAGGTGATGCACGGCACGGCGCGCATCGGCGTCATCTACCTAGCCGGCGTCTTCGCGGGCTCCCTCGGGACGAGCGTCGTCGACTCGGAGGTGTTCCTGGTGGGCGCCAGCGGCGGCGTCTACGCCCTCCTGGCCGCCCACTTGGCCAACATCACCCTCAACTACGCGCACATGAAGTCCGCGTCCACGCAGCTCGGCTCGGTGGTTATTTTCG TGTCCTGCGACCTGGGCTACGCTCTCTACACGCAGTACTTCGACGGCGGCAGCGGGGAGGCCGCCTCCTCGGCCTTCGCCAAGGGGCCGCAGGTCTCGTACATCGCCCACCTGACGGGCGCCCTGGCGGGCCTCACCATCGGCTTCCTGGTGCTCAAGAACTTCGGGCACCGCGAGTACGAGCAGCTCATCTGGTGGCTGGCCCTCGGCGTCTACTGCGCCTTCACCGTCTTCGCGATCGTCTTCAACCTGATCAACACCGTCACCGCCCAGCTGATGGAGGAGCAGGGGGAGGTCATCACACAGCATCTGCTGCACGACTTGGGTGTGTCCTAA
- the LOC108150829 gene encoding N-alpha-acetyltransferase 30A, with protein sequence MIPAPIGVEGPGESPPPEQKAATAPRTGPKMDPSPSAPAPKEERVSAPPAPPAPRPVIRYTRFCDEAELAHLQRLIDGTLSEPYTLYTYRYFVYNWPKLCFFARHEERYVGVVVGKVEAYDLALFQGYIAMLAVDAEYRKQHIGRTLVCKAIAAMIAEDVDVVILETECSNAVALALYESLGFIREQRLFKYYLNGGDAFRLKLGLKAHVMEPPSPDSHTGEC encoded by the coding sequence atgattcCAGCTCCGATAGGCGTTGAAGGACCGGGCGAGAGTCCGCCGCCCGAACAGAAGGCAGCGACAGCTCCGCGGACCGGCCCAAAGATGGATCCTTCGCCTTCAGCGCCTGCCCCGAAGGAGGAACGAGTCTCTGCCCCTCCCGCCCCACCTGCCCCGCGGCCGGTGATCAGGTACACGCGCTTCTGCGACGAAGCGGAGCTGGCGCACCTGCAGCGCCTCATCGACGGGACCCTCTCCGAGCCGTACACCCTCTACACGTACCGCTACTTCGTCTACAACTGGCCGAAGCTGTGCTTCTTCGCGCGCCACGAGGAGCGCTACGTGGGCGTGGTCGTGGGCAAGGTGGAGGCCTACGACCTGGCCCTGTTCCAGGGCTACATAGCCATGCTGGCGGTGGACGCGGAGTACCGCAAGCAGCACATCGGCCGGACGCTGGTGTGCAAGGCCATCGCGGCGATGATCGCCGAGGACGTCGACGTGGTGATCCTCGAGACGGAGTGCTCGAACGCGGTGGCCCTGGCCCTCTACGAGAGCCTCGGCTTCATCCGGGAGCAGCGCCTCTTCAAGTACTACCTGAACGGGGGCGACGCCTTTCGCCTCAAGCTGGGCCTCAAGGCCCACGTCATGGAGCCGCCGTCGCCGGACTCCCACACTGGGGAATGCTGA